CGGTGATACATAAACCACAAACTTATCTGCAGCATAAGCCCGATTAACGCGGACTATTTCACGTAGCACTTCAAAGCACACGGTTTCAACGGTTTTTAAACTGCCACGACCTTCACATACCGGACATTCTGAGCAAAGTATATGCTCTAAACTTTCTCGGGTACGTTTTCGGGTCATTTCAACTAAGCCTAACGCAGAAAAGCCATGAATGTTAGTTCTGGCCCGATCTCGTGCTAGCGCCAGTTCTAAGCTATGAAACACCCGTTTTTGATGCTCGGTACTTTGCATATCAATAAAGTCGATAATAATAATACCGCCTAAATTTCGTAAGCGTAATTGCCGAGCAATAGCCTGAGTTGCTTCGGCATTAGTATTAAAAATAGTATCTTCTAAATTGCGATGGCCAACAAAAGCACCGGTATTAATATCAATCGTGGTCATGGCTTCTGTTTGATCGATAATTAGGTAGCCGCCACTTTTAAGCGTGACTTTACGCTCTAATGCCCGTTGAATTTCATTTTCAACATCAAACATATCAAATATGGGCCGCTCGCCTGGATAATACTCCAGCAAAGGTGAGATATGCGGCATAAACTCTTCGCAAAAAGCGGTAAGCTGCTGGTAGGTTATTTTAGAATCGACTCTTACGCGTTCTAAATCAGCGCCAACAAAGTCACGTAAAATGCGATAGGCTAGGGTTAGGTCTTCGTAAACCACACCTTCTTTACGGGTCTTTTGTTTTCTTTTGATAATTTTTGCCCAAAGCTTTTTTAAAAAGCGGGCATCTTGAGCCAGTTCTTCTTCTTTAGCACCTTCAGCAGCCGTGCGGACAATAAAACCACCGCTGTCATCATTAAATTGGCTAACAATGTCTTTTAAACGCGTGCGCTCTTCATCACTTTCTAAGCGTTGTGAAACACCAACATGAGCTGAGCCAGGCATAAAAACTAAGTAGCGCGACGGTATGGTAATATCAGTGGTTAAACGTGCACCTTTAGTACCTAGCGGATCTTTCACCACTTGAACCAGTAAATATTGGCCTTCATGTACCAGCACCCGAATATCTTTGCTGGTTGCGGTTCTGTTATCAAGATCAGCTAAATTGTCAGGCTGCACGATATCTGAGGCATGTAAAAATGCGGCTTTATCTAAACCGATATTAACAAAAGCGGCTTGCATACCCGGTAACACACGGCTGACTTTGCCAACGTAGATATTACCGACTAATCCGAGTTTTGCTTGGCGTTCAATATGCAGCTCTTGTAAAACGCCATTTTCAATTAACGCTACCCGGGTTTCGCTTGGTGTCACGTTTAGCAATAATTCTGCGCTCATACCTGCTCCTGCCATCGTTGTAATAAACGTTCTGTTTGACACAAGGGTAAGCCAACTACCGCGCTATAGCTGCCATTAATTCGTTCGACGAAACGGCCAGCTAAGCCTTGAATACCGTATCCTCCCGCTTTATCTTGAGGTTCGCCACTTTGCCAATAATGCAATATTTCAGCGGGGTTTAATAATCGGAAATGTACTTCTGTTTGCACTAGCGTACTTAAGCTGCGCTGACTGTCTACTAAGGCAACAGCCGTCATCACTTGATGCACACTACCCGACAGCATGGCCATCATGCGCTGAAAGTCAGCAAAGTCGGTTGGTTTGCCTAAAATTTGTTGTTGCACCACCACGATGGTATCCGAGCCTAAGGTTGGTAACTCTGCGCTTAATCGGGCTAAGCCAGCTTGCGCTTTGGCTAACGCCAAACGCTGGACATAATCTGCCGGTATTTCATCAGTATAAGGGGTTTCATCAATATTGGCTGCGATAAGCTGAAACTCAACACCGAGCTGAGTTAATAGTTCACGTCGCCGAGGAGAAGCCGAGGCAAGTGCTATTTTTGGATACATGTTTGGTTGCATTACTGGATCTTTAATTGACGACGATAACGCCTTAATAGCCAGAATAACCAAGGCCACGCTAACATACCAGTTAACACTGGCCATAAATATTCAGCTAAAAAATATACGCCGACTAAAAAGTGACTTAACCAAAATAAAAACAAGTGATAAAAGGCTAATAATATACTCAATAATAGTGCTTGCTGAATAACTGAAAAGTTGCGTATTTTTAGGTAATTAGAGGCCACTATATAAATTACGACTGAATACG
The sequence above is drawn from the Rheinheimera salexigens genome and encodes:
- the rng gene encoding ribonuclease G, with translation MSAELLLNVTPSETRVALIENGVLQELHIERQAKLGLVGNIYVGKVSRVLPGMQAAFVNIGLDKAAFLHASDIVQPDNLADLDNRTATSKDIRVLVHEGQYLLVQVVKDPLGTKGARLTTDITIPSRYLVFMPGSAHVGVSQRLESDEERTRLKDIVSQFNDDSGGFIVRTAAEGAKEEELAQDARFLKKLWAKIIKRKQKTRKEGVVYEDLTLAYRILRDFVGADLERVRVDSKITYQQLTAFCEEFMPHISPLLEYYPGERPIFDMFDVENEIQRALERKVTLKSGGYLIIDQTEAMTTIDINTGAFVGHRNLEDTIFNTNAEATQAIARQLRLRNLGGIIIIDFIDMQSTEHQKRVFHSLELALARDRARTNIHGFSALGLVEMTRKRTRESLEHILCSECPVCEGRGSLKTVETVCFEVLREIVRVNRAYAADKFVVYVSPAVKDALTNDEFHNLAELQVFIGKQISIHTEPLYSQEQFDVVMM
- a CDS encoding Maf family protein, with the translated sequence MQPNMYPKIALASASPRRRELLTQLGVEFQLIAANIDETPYTDEIPADYVQRLALAKAQAGLARLSAELPTLGSDTIVVVQQQILGKPTDFADFQRMMAMLSGSVHQVMTAVALVDSQRSLSTLVQTEVHFRLLNPAEILHYWQSGEPQDKAGGYGIQGLAGRFVERINGSYSAVVGLPLCQTERLLQRWQEQV
- the mreD gene encoding rod shape-determining protein MreD; this encodes MRKAQGIGFVYLSLFIALILTVMPLPQVVKLARPDWTLLVLMYWTLAMPHRVSIGTAFVFGFMVDVLVGTVLGVNALTYSVVIYIVASNYLKIRNFSVIQQALLLSILLAFYHLFLFWLSHFLVGVYFLAEYLWPVLTGMLAWPWLFWLLRRYRRQLKIQ